A single region of the Streptomyces sp. NBC_00236 genome encodes:
- a CDS encoding transcriptional regulator, producing MRRPAPSPAPPPVLSPMLQRLAAERATGALMRDRGTLYLADGKVVHAESPATPGIDVLLTRGGALRREGWWDAVAQAGAGQRVGRYLVDSGRVPGGALELCHLGALYDAAFFALAPTRTPARFRYGVAHWIGPVRPVPVDAVQRETLRRRELLDRIWPESVTDSAPLVGTGRPADSPVPPRQRRVLERVDGLRTATDIAQELGRSAFHTLVDLRRLAAAGLVAAVRETAVPAGRIPLPEVTADPDVALLRRLRDALEAL from the coding sequence ATGAGAAGGCCCGCCCCTTCGCCCGCCCCGCCCCCCGTCCTCTCGCCCATGCTCCAGCGCCTCGCCGCCGAACGGGCCACCGGCGCACTCATGCGCGACCGCGGCACCCTCTATCTGGCCGACGGCAAGGTGGTGCACGCCGAGAGCCCCGCCACCCCCGGCATCGACGTCCTGCTCACCCGGGGCGGCGCGCTGCGCCGCGAGGGCTGGTGGGACGCGGTCGCCCAGGCCGGTGCCGGACAGCGGGTGGGCCGTTACCTCGTGGACAGCGGCCGGGTGCCGGGCGGCGCCCTGGAGCTCTGCCACCTGGGGGCGCTGTACGACGCGGCGTTCTTCGCCCTCGCCCCGACCCGGACCCCGGCCCGCTTCCGCTACGGGGTCGCCCACTGGATCGGCCCGGTCCGCCCCGTCCCCGTGGACGCCGTGCAGCGCGAGACGCTCCGGCGCCGGGAACTGCTGGACCGGATCTGGCCGGAGTCGGTGACCGACAGTGCCCCGCTCGTGGGTACCGGCCGCCCCGCCGACTCCCCCGTACCGCCGCGCCAGCGCCGCGTACTGGAGCGCGTGGACGGGCTGCGTACGGCAACGGACATCGCGCAGGAACTGGGCAGGTCGGCGTTCCACACCCTGGTCGACCTGCGTCGGCTGGCGGCCGCCGGACTCGTCGCCGCGGTACGGGAGACGGCGGTCCCGGCCGGCCGCATCCCGCTCCCCGAGGTCACGGCCGACCCCGACGTCGCCCTGTTGCGCCGGCTCCGAGACGCATTGGAGGCCCTGTGA
- a CDS encoding SDR family oxidoreductase — translation MSYATLAGRTAVITGAASGMGHATARLLAAHGVRVALLARREDRLTELAGKITAEGGQALVVVTDVTDQASVDTAAQRVRTEFGPVDLVVNAAGVMLPNPVDAGRADEWQRMLDTNVTGVLRVIRAFTAGLVAAAAGGRTADLVNISSIGAHVTFPNYAVYGATKAALTYLSASLRTELGPRDVRVTNIEPGLTDSELAGHVDNAELSGQLDGMFDALGGLSSDEIADLIAYTTSRARHINLRQVVVLPTRQA, via the coding sequence ATGTCTTACGCAACGCTCGCCGGCCGCACCGCGGTCATCACCGGAGCCGCCAGCGGCATGGGCCACGCGACGGCACGGCTGCTCGCCGCCCACGGGGTACGGGTGGCGCTGCTGGCCCGCCGGGAGGACCGGCTGACGGAGCTCGCCGGAAAGATCACCGCCGAGGGCGGTCAGGCACTCGTCGTGGTCACCGACGTCACCGACCAGGCGTCCGTGGACACCGCCGCCCAGCGGGTGCGTACGGAGTTCGGCCCGGTGGACCTGGTGGTCAACGCGGCCGGTGTGATGCTGCCGAACCCGGTGGACGCGGGCCGTGCCGACGAGTGGCAGCGGATGCTCGACACGAACGTGACGGGTGTCCTGCGCGTCATCCGGGCCTTCACGGCCGGCCTGGTGGCGGCCGCCGCCGGGGGCCGCACCGCCGACCTGGTCAACATCTCGTCGATCGGCGCGCACGTCACGTTCCCCAACTACGCCGTGTACGGGGCCACGAAGGCCGCGCTCACGTACCTGTCGGCCTCACTGCGCACCGAACTCGGCCCGCGCGACGTCCGCGTCACGAACATCGAGCCCGGCCTCACCGACTCCGAGCTGGCCGGCCATGTCGACAACGCGGAACTCAGCGGTCAGCTGGACGGCATGTTCGACGCGCTCGGCGGGCTCTCCAGCGACGAGATCGCCGACCTGATCGCGTACACGACCAGCCGCGCACGCCACATCAACCTCCGCCAGGTCGTCGTGCTGCCGACCCGTCAGGCCTGA
- a CDS encoding roadblock/LC7 domain-containing protein: MVPEAEVQDVLAELQRLRARVPLLSGALAASTDGLVLAHDTPGVEAEGVAALTAAALGVSIRMTDATGRGGFRELLVRGETGYIATYAAGSSAVLTLLAEDRINVGRLHLEGRRSGSRIGELVDAALERTPQPAPGPRAPVPRTPHQPGPLPHRPT; the protein is encoded by the coding sequence ATGGTGCCCGAGGCCGAAGTGCAGGATGTCCTGGCCGAGCTCCAGCGGTTACGGGCCCGGGTTCCGCTCCTCTCCGGGGCCCTGGCGGCCAGCACCGACGGACTCGTCCTGGCCCATGACACCCCGGGAGTGGAGGCGGAGGGCGTCGCGGCGCTGACCGCGGCCGCGCTCGGCGTCTCGATCCGGATGACGGACGCGACCGGCCGCGGCGGCTTCCGCGAACTCCTCGTCCGCGGCGAGACCGGCTACATCGCGACGTACGCCGCCGGCTCCTCGGCCGTACTGACCCTGCTCGCCGAGGACCGGATCAACGTCGGCCGGCTCCATCTGGAGGGCCGCAGGTCCGGCTCCCGGATCGGCGAACTCGTCGACGCCGCCCTGGAACGCACCCCGCAGCCCGCGCCGGGCCCCCGGGCTCCGGTGCCCCGCACCCCGCACCAGCCCGGGCCCCTGCCGCACCGCCCGACATGA
- a CDS encoding cystathionine beta-synthase — protein sequence MQFHDSMISLVGNTPLVRLRSVTAGIQATVLAKVEYFNPGGSVKDRIALRMIEAAEQSGELQPGGTIVEPTSGNTGVGLAIVAQQKGYKCVFVCPDKVSTDKINVLRAYGAEVVVCPTAVDPEHPDSYYNVSDRLVRETPGAWKPDQYSNPNNPRSHYETTGPELWEQTDGKITHFVAGVGTGGTISGTGRYLKEASGGAVKVIGADPEGSVYSGGSGRPYLVEGVGEDFWPSAYDRTVTDEIVAVSDKDSFQMTRRLAKEEGLLVGGSCGMAVVGALEVAKRLGPDDVVVVLLPDSGRGYLSKIFNDEWMADYGFLEDTGPSARVADVLDYKAGPIPTLVHMHPEETVGEAIDVLREYGVSQMPIVKPGAGHPDVMAAEVIGSVVERELLNALFAQQASLTDPLEKHMSPPLPQVGSGEPVEDLMAVLGGTGAADAAIVLVEGKPKGVVSRQDLLAFLAKEAPAPGTKA from the coding sequence GTGCAATTCCACGATTCGATGATCAGTCTCGTAGGCAATACCCCGCTGGTGAGGCTGCGCAGTGTGACGGCCGGCATCCAGGCGACGGTCCTGGCCAAGGTCGAGTACTTCAACCCCGGCGGTTCGGTCAAGGACCGGATCGCCCTGCGCATGATCGAGGCCGCCGAACAGAGCGGCGAGCTGCAGCCCGGCGGCACGATCGTCGAGCCGACCAGCGGCAACACGGGCGTGGGCCTGGCGATCGTCGCGCAGCAGAAGGGCTACAAGTGCGTCTTCGTCTGCCCGGACAAGGTGTCCACGGACAAGATCAACGTGCTGCGCGCCTACGGTGCCGAGGTCGTCGTCTGCCCGACGGCGGTCGACCCGGAGCACCCGGACTCGTACTACAACGTCTCGGACCGGCTGGTCCGTGAGACGCCGGGAGCCTGGAAGCCCGACCAGTACTCCAACCCGAACAACCCGCGCTCCCACTACGAGACCACCGGTCCCGAACTGTGGGAGCAGACGGACGGGAAGATCACGCACTTCGTGGCGGGGGTCGGCACCGGCGGCACGATCAGCGGCACCGGCCGCTACCTGAAGGAAGCCAGCGGCGGCGCCGTCAAGGTCATCGGCGCGGACCCGGAGGGCTCGGTCTACTCCGGCGGCTCCGGCCGGCCGTATCTGGTCGAGGGCGTCGGCGAGGACTTCTGGCCGTCGGCGTACGACCGGACGGTCACCGACGAGATCGTCGCCGTGTCCGACAAGGACTCCTTCCAGATGACCCGCCGCCTCGCCAAGGAGGAGGGGCTGCTGGTCGGCGGTTCCTGCGGCATGGCGGTCGTGGGCGCCCTGGAGGTCGCGAAGCGGCTCGGACCCGACGACGTGGTCGTCGTCCTGCTGCCGGACAGCGGCCGCGGCTACCTCAGCAAGATCTTCAACGACGAGTGGATGGCCGACTACGGCTTCCTGGAGGACACCGGCCCGTCCGCCCGTGTCGCCGACGTCCTCGACTACAAGGCGGGCCCGATCCCGACGCTCGTCCACATGCACCCGGAGGAGACCGTCGGCGAGGCGATCGACGTGCTGCGCGAGTACGGCGTCTCGCAGATGCCGATCGTGAAGCCCGGTGCCGGACACCCGGACGTGATGGCCGCCGAGGTCATCGGGTCGGTCGTCGAGCGGGAACTGCTGAACGCGCTCTTCGCCCAGCAGGCCTCGCTCACCGACCCGCTGGAGAAGCACATGTCGCCGCCACTGCCGCAGGTCGGCTCCGGCGAACCGGTCGAGGACCTGATGGCGGTGCTCGGCGGCACCGGCGCGGCCGACGCGGCGATCGTGCTCGTGGAGGGCAAACCGAAGGGTGTCGTCAGCCGGCAGGACCTGCTGGCGTTCCTCGCCAAGGAGGCGCCGGCCCCCGGCACCAAGGCGTGA
- a CDS encoding MurR/RpiR family transcriptional regulator: MSGSSPAARVQQLFEGRRLTPTQRRIAHSMVRRAGDAPFLSSVELAELAGVSQPSVTRFAVALGFDGYPALRKHLREVAPAGPAEGEGEDTYNEYQQAVLGEIENLRHLAELLADPGPVERAGRLLAASRPLLVLGLRAASSQARGFGYFAAKVHPDVRVLDEGGSMLHDRIDAARRAGASALICFALPRHPREAVDALAHARDRGLAVVSVADSAFAPVAAHSDLLIPAAVGTGLAFDTACAPMLLGRVLLEAMCDDLPDAQARLEEFDANAASRQLFVE, from the coding sequence ATGAGCGGGAGCAGCCCGGCCGCGCGTGTGCAGCAGCTGTTCGAAGGGCGCAGGCTCACGCCCACGCAGCGGCGCATCGCGCACTCGATGGTGCGCAGGGCCGGCGACGCTCCGTTCCTCTCCAGCGTGGAACTGGCCGAACTGGCCGGGGTCAGCCAGCCCTCCGTCACCCGGTTCGCCGTCGCCCTCGGGTTCGACGGCTATCCCGCGCTGCGCAAGCACCTGCGCGAGGTCGCCCCGGCCGGGCCCGCCGAGGGCGAGGGGGAGGACACGTACAACGAGTACCAGCAGGCGGTGCTCGGCGAGATCGAGAACCTGCGCCACCTTGCCGAACTGCTCGCCGATCCCGGGCCCGTCGAACGGGCCGGCCGGCTCCTCGCCGCCTCGCGGCCCCTGCTCGTGCTCGGGCTGCGCGCGGCGTCCTCGCAGGCTCGGGGCTTCGGATACTTCGCCGCCAAGGTGCACCCCGACGTCCGGGTCCTCGACGAGGGGGGCAGCATGCTGCACGACCGGATCGACGCGGCCCGGCGGGCCGGTGCCAGTGCGCTGATCTGCTTCGCGCTGCCGCGCCACCCGCGCGAGGCCGTGGACGCCCTCGCCCACGCGCGGGACCGGGGACTGGCCGTGGTCTCGGTCGCCGACTCCGCGTTCGCACCGGTGGCCGCACACAGCGATCTGCTGATCCCCGCCGCGGTGGGAACGGGGCTCGCCTTCGACACCGCCTGCGCGCCGATGCTGCTGGGGCGGGTGCTGCTGGAGGCCATGTGCGACGACCTGCCCGACGCGCAGGCGAGGCTGGAGGAGTTCGACGCGAATGCCGCTTCGCGGCAGCTTTTCGTCGAGTGA
- a CDS encoding helix-turn-helix transcriptional regulator has translation MDGDLGDFLRSRRARIRPEDVGLNSYGRRRVPGLRREEVAQLAGVSVDYYIRLEQGRGPSVSDAVLDAIARVLRLDGTEHAYLRTVARPAPRKAAPTAAQRVRPGLRLLLDTLDPAPAFVLGRRMDVLAWNALGDAVVGFSRMAADERNMPRQTFLEPAARELYPDWPAVAAETVAHLRLDAGLHPDDKRLAALVGELSMKSEDFRRLWADHQVQAKTYGVKRIDHPVVGGLTLPYETLGVPGDPDQSLVVYTPEPGSETAERIALLARKVQGGDEEGARGLCA, from the coding sequence ATGGACGGCGACCTCGGAGACTTCCTCCGCTCACGACGAGCCCGTATCCGGCCCGAGGACGTGGGGCTGAACTCCTACGGCCGCAGGCGCGTGCCCGGGCTCCGCCGTGAGGAGGTCGCCCAGCTCGCCGGGGTCAGCGTCGACTACTACATCCGGCTGGAACAGGGCCGCGGCCCCAGCGTCTCGGACGCCGTGCTCGACGCGATAGCCAGGGTGCTCCGGCTGGACGGGACGGAGCACGCCTACCTGCGCACGGTGGCCCGCCCCGCACCGCGCAAGGCCGCTCCGACCGCCGCACAGCGGGTACGGCCGGGACTGCGGCTGCTCCTGGACACGCTCGACCCGGCGCCCGCCTTCGTCCTGGGCCGCCGGATGGACGTCCTGGCGTGGAACGCGCTGGGTGACGCGGTCGTCGGCTTCTCCCGGATGGCCGCCGACGAACGGAACATGCCGCGGCAGACGTTCCTCGAACCGGCGGCGCGGGAGCTGTACCCGGACTGGCCGGCCGTGGCGGCGGAGACGGTCGCGCATCTGCGCCTGGACGCGGGACTTCACCCCGACGACAAGCGGCTCGCCGCCCTGGTCGGCGAACTGTCCATGAAGAGCGAGGACTTCCGCCGGCTGTGGGCGGACCACCAGGTGCAGGCGAAGACGTACGGCGTGAAGAGGATCGACCACCCGGTCGTGGGCGGGCTGACGCTTCCGTACGAGACGCTCGGCGTGCCCGGCGACCCGGACCAGTCGCTGGTGGTCTACACCCCGGAGCCCGGTTCGGAGACGGCGGAGCGCATCGCCCTGCTGGCCAGAAAGGTGCAGGGCGGGGACGAGGAGGGTGCGCGCGGTCTCTGCGCATAG